The Verrucomicrobium spinosum DSM 4136 = JCM 18804 DNA segment ACCGTCTCACACGGCCCTTCATACCTGACTCAATAGTCATGGAACCTGCAAAGGCAGAGTTTTCTCCATTCCAGAACTCACGCCATCGTGCCACCTCCCCATGCAACTCATGCTCTTCACCGGCATCCCGGCCTCAGGCAAGTCGTTGTTTTACAAGCAACGGTTTGCTGACACGCACGTCCGCATCAACCTCGACATGCTGCGCACCCGCCACCGGGAGTCCATCCTCTACCGCTCCTGTCTGGAAGGCAAGGCCCAGATGGTCGTGGACAACACGAACCTCACCCGGGCGGCCAGGGCGGACTACATCCGTCGCGCGCGGCTCAATCACTTCTCCATTCATGGGTACTTCTTTGATGCCGATGTGGAAGAGGCGTTGCGACGCAACACCACCCGCACCGGCATGGCCCGGGTCCCGGAGGTGGCCATCCTGACCGCCGCCAAGAACCTCGAACCGCCTTCGTACGATGAAGGCTATGATCAATTGAGCGTCGTCCGCATCGAAGCAGGCTCGTTTATCGTGGAGGAATATGCTTGTGAGATTCGATGATCTTGAAAACAAAATGAGGGCCCTGGAAGCCCTGGAAGACGCACGGTTCATGCCGGGCGTCTTTGCGGTGGCGCGTGTCGATGGTCGGTCCTTCACCCGGCTGACCAAAGAAATCGCCAACTTCGAAGCCCCCTTCGATCTCCGCTTTAGCGACTACATGGCCGCAACCGCTCTGCACCTCTGCAATTGCGGATTCCAGGCCATCTACGCCTATACCCAGAGCGACGAGATCTCCCTGCTATTCCGCGCTGAAGATGAAACCTTTCAACGCAAACTGCGAAAATGGAACTCCATCCTCGCCTCAGAGGCTGGGGCGGTGTTTTCGCTCCGTTTGGGCATGCCAGCAGCTTTTGACTGCCGGATCATCCCGCTGCCCAATAAAAAGTCTGTTCACAGCCGTCCCACAGCGAAACAAAAAGGTGACTGGCGGCCTACCCCACACAGGGTAGGCCTGAGATGAAATTCAAACCAGCCAAAGTCATTGGAAGCGTTCTGGGGCAGCTTTGCAAGCTCATTCCCGGGCACTTGGTCGCGAACCTCTGC contains these protein-coding regions:
- a CDS encoding AAA family ATPase, which encodes MQLMLFTGIPASGKSLFYKQRFADTHVRINLDMLRTRHRESILYRSCLEGKAQMVVDNTNLTRAARADYIRRARLNHFSIHGYFFDADVEEALRRNTTRTGMARVPEVAILTAAKNLEPPSYDEGYDQLSVVRIEAGSFIVEEYACEIR
- a CDS encoding tRNA(His) guanylyltransferase Thg1 family protein, whose product is MRALEALEDARFMPGVFAVARVDGRSFTRLTKEIANFEAPFDLRFSDYMAATALHLCNCGFQAIYAYTQSDEISLLFRAEDETFQRKLRKWNSILASEAGAVFSLRLGMPAAFDCRIIPLPNKKSVHSRPTAKQKGDWRPTPHRVGLR